A portion of the Anaerolineae bacterium genome contains these proteins:
- a CDS encoding DUF4268 domain-containing protein yields MQTLGHLKRVEPRSVWQHEARDLTPWLRDNIEILAEAVGLELDLAESESQVGDYFVDLCARDLSTGRPVIIENQLEPTDHNHLGQLMAYAAGKEASVVIWISPRIRDEHRRTLDWLNEITGEEISFFGIELQLFQIDDSLPAPHFSLVAQPNQWQKAVAAASGGRTSERQQAYEAFFTDVLERAKKECPGLTKARRAYPQSWLTFPTGRSGFSIAAAFGQQGIFRVELYIDVGVKNQNKAAFDSLHEDKGSIEQQIGREVIWQRLDDRRASRIYSAVPGAIDDEAAHLEHLKGWAVETVALYRQVFGPRVQQLVL; encoded by the coding sequence ATGCAGACACTTGGCCACCTCAAGAGAGTCGAACCCAGGTCAGTGTGGCAGCATGAGGCCCGTGACCTGACGCCCTGGTTACGGGACAATATTGAGATTCTGGCGGAAGCAGTGGGCCTGGAATTGGACCTGGCAGAGAGCGAATCTCAGGTAGGCGACTACTTCGTTGATCTCTGTGCGAGAGATCTGAGCACCGGGAGACCGGTCATCATCGAGAACCAGCTGGAACCGACTGATCATAACCATCTGGGCCAGCTCATGGCCTATGCTGCTGGAAAGGAGGCGAGTGTAGTCATCTGGATCTCGCCCAGAATCCGAGATGAGCACCGCAGAACGCTGGATTGGCTGAACGAGATAACTGGCGAGGAGATATCCTTCTTTGGCATCGAACTGCAGCTGTTTCAGATTGACGATTCCTTACCGGCACCTCACTTCAGCCTAGTGGCTCAACCCAACCAATGGCAGAAGGCGGTCGCTGCTGCGTCAGGGGGTCGGACATCAGAACGACAGCAGGCCTATGAAGCCTTCTTCACAGACGTATTGGAAAGGGCGAAGAAGGAGTGCCCCGGCCTCACGAAAGCCAGGAGAGCATACCCTCAGAGCTGGTTGACGTTTCCAACTGGCCGTTCGGGGTTCAGCATAGCGGCGGCCTTTGGCCAGCAAGGGATCTTCCGCGTTGAGCTGTACATAGACGTGGGGGTCAAGAATCAGAACAAAGCAGCCTTTGATTCGCTACATGAAGACAAGGGGAGCATCGAGCAGCAGATCGGGCGCGAGGTGATCTGGCAACGACTAGATGACAGGCGGGCGTCACGTATCTACTCTGCCGTCCCAGGGGCGATTGATGATGAGGCCGCTCACCTTGAGCACCTGAAAGGCTGGGCGGTGGAGACGGTAGCCCTCTATCGCCAAGTCTTTGGGCCGCGCGTGCAACAACTGGTTCTGTAG